Proteins from a single region of Gossypium arboreum isolate Shixiya-1 chromosome 1, ASM2569848v2, whole genome shotgun sequence:
- the LOC108471941 gene encoding uncharacterized protein LOC108471941, with translation MESNALNGRMARWQILLSEFDIIYVSQKAVKGSIITDSLASRALEDYETLNFYFPNEEIVYVAATEEDTTKDHSWKLNFDRASNAVGNGIGAVLVSPEYEACIMGLRAVIERKIKSLEVYGGSVLVIYHLQGEWETRYSKLINYRRLVLGLVGDFYDITFNYLPRDENQIADALATLVSMIKVSRQEDVKPIQMSICEAPYYCYNIEEEERDDHPWYQDILRYVRNREYPD, from the exons atggagtcaaatgcCTTGAATGGGAGGATGGCTaggtggcaaattctgctttctgAATTTGACATAATCTACGTGAGTCAAAAAGCTGTGAAAGGGAGCATAATAACAGATTCTCTGGCCAGTCGAGCTTTAGAAGATTATGagactttaaatttttatttcccCAATGAGGAGATAGTTTATGTGGCAGCTACTGAAGAGGACACTACAAAAGATCACTCTTGGAAATTAAATTTTGATAGAGCCTCAAACGCTGTGGGTAATGGAATTGGAGCAGTCTTGGTATCTCCag AGTatgaagcatgtatcatgggacttcgagCAGTTATTGAACGAAAGATCAAGTCATTGGAAGTATATGGAGGTTCTGTGCTGGTAATTTACCATCTtcaaggtgaatgggagacaagataTTCCAAATTAATCAATTACAGGAGGTTGGTGTTGGGGTTAGTTGGAGATTTTTATGATattaccttcaattatctcccgcgTGATGAAAATCAGATCGCAGATGCTTTGGCTACTTTGGTTTCCATGATCAAAGTAAGCAGACAAGAAGATGTGAaacccattcagatgagtatttgtgAGGCCCCGTATTATTGTTATAAtatagaggaagaagagagagatgatcatccttggtatcAGGACATATTGCGATATGTAAGAAATCGTGAATATCCAGATTAA